From the genome of Biomphalaria glabrata chromosome 17, xgBioGlab47.1, whole genome shotgun sequence, one region includes:
- the LOC129923664 gene encoding alpha-2 adrenergic receptor-like: MDFVTITDAVVGNKSADDSQNYMKNLQYEKTVVTIPTFVLLALLFILGIFGNPLIIFIYYKEKKKTATDILILSISVADLIGTLTLLPAKFYIYLRSYSMKQTFACKMYFFSASFNFTISLCLLLSVAFIRYRKICFTFDWQVEPRHAQVIGVVAIVYTLITSIGHMTVHGRQTTKTNFSGVNTYQCRVDDSFVNTSWPKIFMIILFSMFFTFCVALTYMYVKIGLKARRQMKMKTRLLNLGERKPAPKKNVLMLRSLRNQSLDDHKIWRENKSYITRANKESRDETTLSMEENTHRLHEYPEVKSNEKKQDVLTLGNKKALREFRAEGRTTLMLFTITVIYVVTNGTTILLVVARAMNDQLIVSLGPVSASLYNLFFDSFLINCAINPFIYSLWNKKYRQKCWQIFRRKKTTDIKK, translated from the exons ATGGATTTCGTGACTATCACAGACGCTGTGGTGGGCAATAAATCGGCTGATGATAGCCAGAACTACATGAAGAACCTACAGTATGAGAAAACTGTGGTCACTATTCCAACGTTCGTTTTACTggctttgctttttattttgggGATTTTCGGAAATCCACTGATCATTTTCATATattacaaagagaaaaagaaaacggCCACTGACATATTGATTTTGTCTATCTCTGTTGCAGATTTGATTGGgacattgacacttttaccag CCaagttttatatttacttaAGAAGTTACTCGATGAAGCAGACCTTCGCTTGCAAGATGTACTTTTTTTCCGCCTCTTTTAATTTTACTATATCACTTTGTTTACTTTTGTCAGTGGCTTTTATCAG ATACAGAAAAATATGCTTTACCTTTGATTGGCAAGTAGAACCACGTCATGCACAAGTCATCGGCGTAGTGGCAATTGTATACACTTTGATTACTTCGATCGGGCACATGACCGTGCACGGAAGACAAACGACGAAAACTAATTTTTCGGGTGTTAATACCTATCAATGTCGTGTAGACGACAGCTTTGTCAACACGAGTTGGCCCAAGATCTTTATGATCATTTTGTTTTCCATGTTCTTTACTTTCTGTGTGGCCCTTACCTATATGTACGTAAAAATAGGTCTAAAAGCCAGACgtcaaatgaaaatgaaaacgaGGCTTCTAAATTTGGGAGAAAGAAAACCAGCGCCCAAAAAGAATGTGTTAATGTTACGTTCTTTGAGAAATCAAAGTTTAGATGACCATAAAATTTGGCGGGAAAATAAATCGTATATAACGAGAGCAAATAAGGAAAGTAGAGATGAGACTACGTTGAGCATGGAAGAAAATACACACAGGTTGCATGAATACCCCGAGGTTAAAAGCAACGAAAAGAAACAAGACGTGCTGACTTTGGGTAATAAGAAGGCTCTAAGAGAATTCAGGGCAGAAGGGCGGACGACTTTAATGCTTTTCACCATTACGGTTATATACGTCGTCACGAATGGCACCACGATTCTGCTCGTTGTTGCCAGGGCCATGAACGACCAACTTATTGTATCACTGGGCCCAGTCAGTGCCTCCctttacaatttgttttttgaTTCGTTTCTCATCAACTGTGCCATTAATCCATTTATTTACAGTCTGTGGAATAAAAAATACAGACAGAAATGTTGGCAGATTTTCcgtcgaaaaaaaacaacagacatcAAAAAGTAA
- the LOC106056305 gene encoding cytosolic Fe-S cluster assembly factor nubp1-like: MESVPENAPEHCPGTQSELAGKASACEGCPNQGVCSSLPKLGPDPAIEEIRQKLSKVKHKILVLSGKGGVGKSTLTAHLAHALATDESKQIGVLDVDICGPSMPRIMGAEGETVHQSGSGWSPVYVRDNLAMMSIGFLLGSPDDAVIWRGAKKSGMIKQFLRDVDWEELDYLLVDTPPGTSDEHLALIQFLSGAGIDGAVIVTTPQEVSLTDVRKEINFCRKTSLPIIGIVENMSDFICPKCHKSSVIFPPTTGGALKMAETLGEKFLGSLPLDPRIAKCCDEGKSFIEEVPDSPAVTAFMNIVEKVVSYCNEFVKKTEAETGEAMDFS, from the exons ATGGAAAGTGTGCCAGAAAATGCACCAGAGCATTGCCCTGGAACACAAAGTGAACTAGCAGGTAAAGCCAGTGCTTGTGAGGGCTGTCCCAATCAGGGAGTCTGTTCATCTCTTCCAAAACTTGGACCGGATCCAGCCATCGAGGAGATACGTCAGAAGCTATCAAAGGTTAAACACAAG ATACTTGTACTGTCAGGCAAAGGTGGTGTGGGTAAAAGTACATTGACAGCTCACCTGGCTCATGCTTTAGCTACAGATGAAAGCAAGCAG ATTGGTGTCTTAGATGTGGACATTTGTGGACCCTCCATGCCCCGTATAATGGGGGCTGAAGGAGAGACTGTTCATCAAAGTGGTTCAGGCTGGTCACCGGTTTATGTTCGGGATAACCTCGCTATGATGTCTATTGGTTTCTTATTag GATCTCCTGATGATGCTGTAATATGGCGTGGCGCTAAGAAGTCTGGCATGATCAAGCAATTCCTCCGAGATGTTGATTGGGAGGAACTGGACTACCTCTTGGTAGATACACCTCCTGGGACATCTGATGAGCACTTGGCTTTAATACAGTTTCTATCAGGTGCAGGGATTGATGGTGCTGTCATCGTCACCACCCCTCAGGAAGTGTCCTTGACAGACGTCCGAAAGGAGATCAACTTCTGCAGGAAAACATCACTACCCATAATTGGCATCGTAGAAAATATGAGCGACTTTATTTGTCCGAAATGTCACAAATCCTCTGTTATCTTCCCACCCACTACTGGTGGAGCACTAAAAATGGCAGAAACCTTGGGAGAAAAATTCCTTGGCAGTTTGccacttgatccaagaatagcAAAGTGCTGTGATGAAGGAAAGTCTTTCATTGAAGAGGTTCCTGACTCTCCGGCAGTGACAGCTTTTATGAACATTGTAGAGAAAGTCGTATCATACTGTAAtgagtttgttaaaaaaacagaaGCTGAAACAGGTGAGGCTATGGATTTCTCATAA
- the LOC129923665 gene encoding uncharacterized protein LOC129923665, which yields MWSKMTAEYVQSDGALQKVSKWRPVNKEGSFNDLVRGITPNTIAYRNRSCFCYPCRNSYGSQCLHDEICGSWKVFKLQKQNVVQSQSNLEDSLDVSPICSNSKAQTISFTHQKYIVNSCLIVKYGEIFYSGVVIEVLDDQRRNNFLKRHRNKRNIFVYPEVQDIQLVYADMIVTEVMLIPMAIV from the exons ATGTGGTCAAAGATGACGGCTGAGTATGTTCAGAGTGATGGTGCACTGCAAAAGGTATCAAAGTGGCGACCAGTAAATAAAGAAGGATCTTTCAATGACCTAGTGAGAGGTATTACACCTAACACTATTGCTTACAGAAATAGAAGCTGTTTCTGCTATCCATGCAGAAATTCATATGGCAGTCAGTGCCTGCATGATGAAATATGTGGCTCTTGGAAGGTGTTCAaacttcagaaacaaaatg taGTGCAATCTCAGTCAAATCTTGAAGACTCTTTAGATGTCAGTCCCATATGCTCAAATTCAAAG gccCAAACAATTTCCTTCACTCATCAAAAGTACATTGTAAATAGCTGTTTGATTGTCAAGTATGGGGAAATATTCTATTCAG GAGTTGTGATAGAAGTCCTGGATGATCAGcgcagaaataattttttaaaaaggcacagaaataaaagaaatatatttgtatatccAGAAGTGCAGGACATACAGTTAGTGTATGCAGACATGATTGTTACTGAAGTGATGTTGATACCAATGGCAATAGTTTGA